The Glycine soja cultivar W05 chromosome 15, ASM419377v2, whole genome shotgun sequence region GAGAAGATCTACAAATTAGGTACACATAAGCTAAgaatatttcatttttccttcttaatTTCCAGAACGAGGATATCAAAAACTTATATTATTACACAACAATACAACAAATCCAACAGAAAGAACACGAGATATCTACTCAACAATGTTCTGAATGCTTTCATGCATATTATATTAGTGGCGAGGTGAACTTACTTTCTTTTTATTGAAGTTCATCTTCTCGACAAACTCCCGATAGAGCATCTCATCCTCCTTCATGGAGATCTCATAATGCACCTCATCCACATCCTTGGTAATGCCATCCCACCCCTCCGGCATAACCTTGAAGTCCGGCTTGTACGGCAGAGACGCCACATGAAACTCCCTATCATGCGAATTAAAAAACCTGCAACACCACACACCACATCATCAATTcattcaaaacacaaaaacaaatcCACACAAATGAATCTGGACGCACGTACTCAGGGCAAGAATCGAGTAACTGCTCGACGGAATCGTCGAGCGGGTGGCCGAGCCTcttctcttcctcctcctcgaTCTCCTTGAGCCAGAGGATGGCGTGAACCCTCTGCCGCATGATCCTGTAATCCCTAGCGAGCTTCTCCACGGTGTAGACCTGAGGGTTCTTCTTGTGCAGCCGGTACATCTCCGCCTTCTCGGAATCCTTCAGATACGAGCCTCGCGCGCCGGGCTCCTGAACCTGCTTCAGAAGCACCGTCGTCTCCTCCAAGCGACTCTTCCAGCTGTCACAGTAGGCCTTCCCTCTGCGGTTCTCCGCCTCCAGCTCGCGGAGCCTGTCCTCCGTGTCCTGGAGGTACGCGAGGACCTCGGACGGGGCCTGGCCGTTGAAGTGGTCGCCGGCGAGGCCCGTCGACCACGAGGAGGCGCTCTCCCATGCCGCGTCGAAGGAGCCTCCTCCTCCGGCGGGCGCGTCGGTGGAGAAGGAGAGGATTCCTGAAGGGGCTCGGGGAAGGAGGCTGTCGTGACGGAGCGACGATGTGGCGACGCGGCGCGTGCAGGATGCGAGACGGTGAAGGGGTTGCATTGTGAGTGGAGAGTGGCGGCGAGTGAAGTGGAGTGACGGAGAGAGGAAGAAGCTAATACTAAGGAACTAGAAttttcacaagaaaaaaaaactaaaaattattattattattattaacgggtgtctttttaaattttttaaataataaaaaaaataaaaattaatagaaaaatgacagaataaaaaattaataatataaaaataatcagaagttaatgtaattttaaaatttaagaaatgatttaaagataaaattatttaatgaaaatggaGAGTGGTGAATGAATGATTAGTTAATGTTGATAGTGTGTCAGTTTTAATCTTCGTACCTAATGAGGATCAAttgtttttattactttaatattattaaaaataaagataaaatggtGTAAAACATGTGGAGACCAAAATCCGTTACACAAAATTGTATCCTttggtataaattattattattatcattatttagtAGTagatatgtatattatatatgtaaaaaaatattaaaatcataatatatacaatattcatgcatattcaaatatttttatatttatagatgtcatataattttaatttatataaatatttgtttccaaaaaatattaataagcacttttttaaaataaaataagtcgttttaagatattttttatggactTGTCTGAGTTGTTTTTACTTgacaaatagttttttttaactttttttaagaaacaattcatatctacttttaaaaaaatattaaataagtgtttttaatttaactattttttaagtttaatcaaAATGGTTCTAAATCTCCTTTGGTCCATAATATAaagtcaaattaattaattcacacacgaattttcattaatttagttaagaatattaaatttatcttagattaatatttttttctaaagctATCCTTATAAATAAGACTAACAAAAATGAACGAATTATGTTTTACTACTATCACATTATTCTAGATATGATGTTAATGATGGTAAATAAGTAATGCATGAAAAATTGTAAATTGAAccttataaaaagaattaaattatatttttaatttgaacctTATAATAAGGACCGAGGGAGATTTagatatatacaaaattgtaaaaaatgttaataataaaaagattttaatGTTTACTCGTGAATAATGTATAATAGTTTTTCAATGTCATTCAATCTCGTATCACCATTTAAatcactttaaaataattattttataaatctaCAAACTTACACATATAGTATGTTATGATTGAATGactgtgtaaatttttttatattgtcaatatataacatttttttctctaataaaaatatattaggatTTATAatgattcattttaaaaaatgatttcattataaagaaaaaatgactAACATgagtaaataatataaaacaatcaTTATTTCTCTATGTTGTCATCCTTCACATCCTTCCTTCAAGCAATGAGAGAGAGTATGAATATCTCACTACTTCTCAAAAACCTAACAAAACCCTTAGTGGCAACAATCTTCACCACCACCAAAATTGTGCTTTAGGTTGTTGTTTCTTCAATCTTGGCTCATGTAAATTTATGCAACCTAAATTTATGTTAGTTTCAATAAATTTGTGACACAGCACATACTCAGTCTCTCgctcatctctctctctcacacacacacacacttagtCTCACGCATAGTAAATTTTTTCATACTTATATCAATTTTTAGCATAAATCTCGTAGAAGAAAAATGAGAACTTGACCTATAGTTCTCACATGAAAGAATATGAATCAAAAccaagaaatataaaatttgagatTCATCAAttttcaacatattttaattggaTTGTCCTAATATTACATTTGTTATGTTGATACGCTTTCATGTTAGatcatgtgttatttttttaaaattaatttcctaATACAGTGTTGGCAGTTGTTGTTCTCTTTTATAGCTAGTtcctttgtaaattttattgattatgtTTCCATATTAAGACATTGAATCAAACACTCATTATATCGTTTGGTTTCTATGCACCTTTGGATATCGTGCTTATTGATAGTTGCTCTTTTACCAGTGCTTGTTTTACTTGCCTTTGGCAGTGGGTTGTTGTGTCGGTGCCTTGTATAGTTACAACTTTTAGCAAAACATTCCTACTAACTTTGGTTATAGGATCTTCTCATGTTAACttagatttttatatttaactatCACTATAGGGAATAATATATCACatgtttggatattttattcCTATTAACCCTATgattttattcctttttcttgTGGAACTATATAATAAATATGCTGCCCAATtatggtgttttttttgttggagtAGACTCTCAATATCTAGTTTAGTTTCTATGTACCTTTGAATATGCCACAGTTTAATTTAGTTCAATTCTTTTGGTCAGCCCTAGATTTAGTTTGTGTTTGAAAAACCATTCTTACTCTACTCAATAATATGAATCTTAATATTTGGTTTAGTTTCTATTCACCTTTTAATATGTCATTGGttaattcaatttgattcttATCGCCAACCCTAGATTTATCATGTGTTTGGAACATCATTTACTCTCAACTCAACGATATGAATGActtgcttttttgttttttccatcACAATTTCACAATCCAATAAAACATTTCTAAACGAGGATAATATTATAGTTAGTGTGCATAAATAACAGTCAAaccaattttaaactatttctaAACCATATGCACACAATGCAAGTGGAACTGTTGTACTAAGAAGAGTCAGTTGTGCCAAATAACTCTAATGTTTCAATTTGCAACACGAAGACCTTGTCCAATGATATTGCCTCACGTAGAATTGAACCATTATAGGTAAGCttacaacacacacacacacacacacacacacacacacacacacacacacacatacacacacatatatatagaaaatgttTGTATTCACGACAAACAGATAAAAAATCCTAATGTTTATAACATAATGCCTAGTGTTCTTAACGTGAGTGAAGTAACCAAAATGAGCCCACCGTTTTAGCCTGATCCTACTGAAGTTGGTCCCTATGAGGTGACCAAGACTCCAATCCATCACTTCTTTGGACTGTCATATATCAACATGATGAATAATTGAACCCTTTTGCAACCTAGACTATGGTGTGAAGTATACTTAGGTAATCAATTTCAAGCTCTTACCTTTTCTTGTTTAGTATGATGGATATATATTTTGACACCTACCTTACATGCTCCTTCACGTACTGGTTGGTGGCTATTGTGATCAAGTTAAGATTTCAAGGATAAGAAAGTTAAGAGCAACTTTAGTGGTAGATTTCAAATTAAGATCACTTTTGGTGGACCCCACAATGTCACTTAGAATTGAAGATCTTTTAATatctgtttcatttttttcttttgtgacaGATTTCATTTTGAAATGTTAGACAATTTTTTATAGGCTACACAGAGACatcacttttaaatattttatttaattatttattaaattaaatataattaattaagtaattaattttaatgaaacattaaagaatttttttataaatataattaattttagttatttttttcatttccaatGTCAACTTTCTTCACTTCCCAAAGTccactttcaatttttttttctcctccttCCTATCTTgtgcctcttcttcttctttcttccaccCCTCTCCCTCcccttcttccttctcctttaGCCCCTTCTCCTTCCCCTCATgcgatcttcttcttctcccccccccctttcttcttccttctgcCCCTCCCCCTCCCCCTTCTTCCTTTCTCCCCTCCTCGGCCTCCCTCCCCCTCCATAGCCTGgtatgttgttgtttttttttgttcttcctcTTTTGTTGGCATGTTTTTCGttcttgcatttttttctttctttcattttttttcttcttcccgcGAGTTAGTCTAATggtttatttttaagtaattttttattttttaagcttATGCAGAAATCTTCAAAGTTCTTCTACAAGAACTCATTCTCCACCCTAAAGATTTTTACAATACCTTTATTGTAAGATCTACATAAGATAAGATTTTGAGCTCAAAATTCTTATTCAAGATCTGACACTAAATATGCTATAATAATAATGCAAAATTGATactaattcatatttttattaattaatttgaacttGATAATGTAAAACTAATAAAAGAGTGTGAAGAGTCTTTATTTTATCATAGATATGACATATATCTTCACAGAAAATAGGTTTTTGTTGATTgagttgaataaaaatattatgcacGAATAAATTCTCTATAAGAagttttaaatgtttaatatatCTACATATTCATAACTCGAGTCTTAAAATTAGTGACTAAAACAACTATATGTATCActtgatttaaataattaataaatgaagaATCTTGATTCAATTCCACAAAATCGATGAAAAATTAGGATCGATGGCATTTCATTGCTcatgaatttcaattttgaaagctTGATTATCGCgtacaaacaaaaaaacttaattatttaggTTTCGAACATCAGACTTAATTCGGATGAGAATTTTGATCATGGCGTGATCATAAACTAGTTAAAAACagataatataaaaatggtGGCAGGAATATATAGAAGCTTTGTGATCATAACGAGGAAAATACAACCTGCAcacattaaaacaaaaaagaatatataaacaagaacaacaaccaAGAGGTTTTTCTACAAGACAATAGTTTAATCAAGGGAACTCTCCTTTAAAAaagaatagagagagagagagagagaataaacTAAACTGAACTAGGACTATTTGGAAACTAATGCATAAAGGctttatatatgaattattgtttttataaaagcatgcatacatatgaactgaatatataacaaaagttCACTTTAACTGTTTTCTGATATGAACAGGATTCAATATAATTGAACCCTTTTATAACTAAATATTTTCATCACATAAAAATATACCTATAATTCACTCTTATAAAAGGTATCATTGGGGAAGCAATTAACAGTTAGATCAGCCAAGTTAAAATCATTATCCAAGAGCAAACCATCAGAGACATGATCCATGCTAGTAGTGGTAGGCCTTATTGAGTTACCCGAACTTGGAAGAAAACCACTGTTCTTCACATAATCAAAAGAGTAACCACTCTGCTGAGGCAGTTGTCgttgttcttcatcttcttgcTTCTGCCCATTAGGAAACGGTGAAGGCACTTGATGAACctggttgttgttgctgttgctgttgttgtggCTTCTGCCACTAAATGGTAGCACTACCCTACTACTTGTGTTGTGGTGAACCTTTTGTCCACTACTATTTCCTTGTTGGAAATTCAAGGTAATAGGGCCCTTTTGGACCCCTAGTGTTGGCATGGTTGTGCTATGACACCCTGTGAATTGTTGTACTAATGCTCTAAAATTGGTGGTGTTGGCATTGAGGAGTGTGGTTGGGGTTTTCTTAGAGGCTCTAGACCTTCTTCTTATTGGTTTGGACACATTACCCTTTGGACTCAATTGGCTCAAGATGCTATTGCTCTCTGATGATGGCATGGTGGGGGTGGGAGAACTAGTTGTCGTAGTCACGGTTGCATCAGAGAAGCCTAATTCTGTGGAAATTGGTgccaaagcatgatgatcatgGCCATGGCTATCCATTAGAGGTTGTTGATAGAACTGCATCCATTGATCAGTAATGGCAGCCATGGTCATATCCCTCATGTGGGTTTGGAAGTAGGTGTGGTAAAAGGTGAGGATCAGTGATCACTCCCTAACTCTATGACatcttccttaatttttttaaatgaaagaaCGAAAGTTGGTTTTATTATGACATGTGCCTTGTAATGGTCAAACTAAAAATGTCCAAGTTTTGACTATTCTTTGATAGGGACTGAGGAGAAACCAGATAATAGTGTGCTTCCAGGAAATAGCGtgctcatattattattattttcaaaggcTACATGTAGATTGTATTGGAATTCGATTTGGTTCTTTCTcctaagattttaaatttaagttttgtaaataaaaaaatataattacaacaaaattttttacttaaaacattaaacaatttttttaataaaaaataatcattaataaaatcaataaatatttatataaatttttgtgacaagaaaattttgtataaccaaaactctaatatttaacacaatacacaattatatatcttaaacttaatattattatttaagttgGCAGTTGATCTAAACACAGGGATACATATAAGGGCATGTTCATACTAGTGACGACATGAAAATGGGGATTAGCATCACTTTTGGACTCGTTGTTTGTTATGTTGGAGCTTAATTTTGAGGGGGTCTAAGTGATATTGGTCAGAAAAATGTGTACTGTAAAGTTGAAAATGATAAGATCTAGGTGCTCTAAGCCACCCACCCACCCACCCACCATACCTTTGTTGATCTAAGTTTCTTGTTTTTATACTATAGATGATCGTATGAGATACTTCATGTTATAGTAGCTAGCTAGCAATTCAACTTAAGAGCCCACGTGTTTTTACTAGAAGCAAATTAAATAAAGT contains the following coding sequences:
- the LOC114386309 gene encoding uncharacterized protein LOC114386309 codes for the protein MQPLHRLASCTRRVATSSLRHDSLLPRAPSGILSFSTDAPAGGGGSFDAAWESASSWSTGLAGDHFNGQAPSEVLAYLQDTEDRLRELEAENRRGKAYCDSWKSRLEETTVLLKQVQEPGARGSYLKDSEKAEMYRLHKKNPQVYTVEKLARDYRIMRQRVHAILWLKEIEEEEEKRLGHPLDDSVEQLLDSCPEFFNSHDREFHVASLPYKPDFKVMPEGWDGITKDVDEVHYEISMKEDEMLYREFVEKMNFNKKKMAGEVKCHKYSRRRPSDGWTFTVEKLGHQGKRGGGGGWKFASMPDGSSRPLNDMEKMYVKRETPRRRRRILP
- the LOC114387083 gene encoding uncharacterized protein LOC114387083; the encoded protein is MRDMTMAAITDQWMQFYQQPLMDSHGHDHHALAPISTELGFSDATVTTTTSSPTPTMPSSESNSILSQLSPKGNVSKPIRRRSRASKKTPTTLLNANTTNFRALVQQFTGCHSTTMPTLGVQKGPITLNFQQGNSSGQKVHHNTSSRVVLPFSGRSHNNSNSNNNQVHQVPSPFPNGQKQEDEEQRQLPQQSGYSFDYVKNSGFLPSSGNSIRPTTTSMDHVSDGLLLDNDFNLADLTVNCFPNDTFYKSEL